Proteins encoded within one genomic window of Bacillus thuringiensis:
- the asnB gene encoding asparagine synthase (glutamine-hydrolyzing): MCGITGWVDYKRSLEGERATVMKMAETLAKRGPDDNKVWIKGNVAFGHKRLIVVDPEGGKQPMTCLKDETNYAICYNGELYNTEDIRKELLRRGYMFKGHSDTEVLLASYIEWKEECVDHLNGIYAFAVWDEQKEQVFIARDRLGVKPLFYKYDSGRLLFGSELKAILAHPNVKAEVTLEGLSEVFGLGPSRTPGHGIYAGIKELRPGHAMTFSKNGLCIWRYWNVESKKHEDSFEETVEKTRFLLQDAITRQLVSDVPLCTFLSGGVDSSAITAIAAKEYERSGKGQLHTYSIDYEDNEKYFKANAFQPNSDAPFINLMTETFQTIHHRCVISNEQLAQYLTEAVLVRDLPGMADIDSSLLWFCREIKQDFVVGLSGECADEIFGGYPWFYREDDLQSSAFPWMRSTEAREQLLKKEWRNKLNLQQYVQQRYEESIQEVPILEGESPIEAKRRQLFYLNMVWFMTTLLDRKDRMSMGASLEVRVPFADHRLVEYAWNIPWEMKMYKNREKGLLRKALEGLLPNDILYRKKSPYPKTHNPHYTKAVTVWLQDLLTDKGSILHELFDKEQLSGLIESGGSAFQTPWFGQLMTGPQLLAHLAQIHVWFKEYGVNIKE, encoded by the coding sequence ATGTGCGGGATTACAGGATGGGTGGATTATAAACGCTCATTAGAAGGAGAAAGGGCCACTGTTATGAAGATGGCTGAAACGTTAGCGAAGCGTGGCCCAGATGATAATAAAGTTTGGATTAAAGGCAATGTCGCATTTGGGCATAAGCGGTTAATCGTTGTTGATCCTGAGGGTGGTAAACAGCCGATGACTTGTTTAAAAGATGAAACGAATTATGCAATTTGCTATAACGGCGAACTGTATAACACGGAAGACATTCGAAAGGAACTATTAAGAAGAGGATATATGTTCAAAGGCCACTCTGATACGGAAGTACTATTAGCTTCTTATATTGAATGGAAAGAAGAATGTGTCGATCATTTAAACGGTATATATGCGTTTGCCGTATGGGATGAACAGAAAGAACAAGTTTTTATTGCACGAGATCGATTAGGTGTAAAACCGCTATTTTATAAATACGATAGTGGGCGATTACTATTTGGTTCCGAGTTAAAAGCGATATTGGCGCATCCAAATGTGAAGGCGGAAGTAACGTTAGAAGGCTTGTCAGAAGTATTTGGTCTCGGACCATCTAGAACGCCTGGTCACGGTATTTATGCTGGTATAAAAGAACTACGTCCAGGGCATGCGATGACATTTTCAAAGAATGGTTTATGTATATGGAGATATTGGAATGTTGAAAGTAAAAAGCATGAAGACTCCTTTGAAGAAACAGTAGAGAAAACACGTTTTTTATTACAAGATGCGATTACAAGGCAGCTCGTTTCTGATGTACCACTGTGCACTTTTCTATCAGGTGGTGTAGACTCAAGCGCAATTACAGCAATTGCTGCGAAAGAATACGAAAGATCAGGGAAAGGGCAATTACACACATATTCGATTGATTACGAAGATAATGAAAAATACTTTAAAGCAAATGCGTTTCAGCCAAATTCAGATGCACCATTTATTAATTTGATGACTGAAACGTTTCAAACAATCCATCATCGCTGCGTCATTTCAAATGAACAATTAGCGCAGTATTTAACAGAAGCAGTGCTCGTTCGCGATTTACCTGGTATGGCAGATATTGATTCTTCATTATTATGGTTTTGTCGAGAGATTAAACAAGATTTTGTCGTCGGTCTATCTGGGGAATGTGCAGATGAAATATTTGGTGGTTATCCGTGGTTTTATAGAGAGGATGATTTACAATCGAGTGCATTTCCGTGGATGCGCTCTACAGAAGCACGTGAACAACTGCTAAAGAAAGAATGGAGAAATAAATTAAACTTACAACAATATGTACAGCAGCGCTATGAAGAGTCCATTCAAGAAGTTCCTATTTTAGAGGGAGAAAGCCCAATTGAAGCAAAGAGACGACAATTATTTTATTTAAATATGGTATGGTTTATGACAACATTATTAGACAGAAAAGACCGTATGAGTATGGGTGCAAGCTTAGAAGTACGCGTTCCATTTGCGGATCACCGACTTGTCGAATATGCTTGGAATATTCCTTGGGAAATGAAAATGTATAAAAATCGCGAAAAAGGTCTATTACGTAAAGCGTTAGAAGGATTACTTCCCAATGACATCTTATATAGAAAGAAGAGCCCGTATCCGAAAACGCATAATCCGCACTATACGAAAGCAGTAACAGTATGGCTACAAGATTTATTAACAGATAAAGGCTCAATTTTACACGAACTATTTGATAAAGAACAGCTGAGCGGATTAATTGAGTCAGGCGGCAGTGCATTTCAAACACCGTGGTTTGGTCAATTAATGACTGGTCCTCAGCTTTTAGCTCATCTAGCACAAATTCACGTTTGGTTTAAAGAATATGGGGTAAATATTAAAGAATAG
- the hemH gene encoding ferrochelatase codes for MTKKKIGLLVMAYGTPESLDDVEAYYTHIRHGRKPSKEALQDLIGRYKAIGGISPLAKITKEQAHKLTDAMNNIFTEYEFTCYLGLKHVAPFIEDAVEEMKRDGIEQAISIVLAPHYSTFSIKAYNDRAIRFSKEIGGPVIEPIEQWYDEPKFILYWANQIKETFTNIVDNEKAVVIFSAHSLPEKIIAAGDPYVEQLQHTADLIAEAANIQNYTIGWQSAGNTPDPWIGPDVQDLTRDLYKEHGYESFVYCPVGFVAEHLEVLYDNDYECKVVTDELNAKYFRLNMPNAQSVFIECLAEIVSKKMKEIVDKNLVLNNN; via the coding sequence ATGACAAAGAAAAAAATAGGTTTACTCGTAATGGCATATGGAACCCCGGAATCATTAGATGATGTAGAAGCGTACTACACACATATTCGCCACGGGCGTAAACCTTCTAAAGAAGCACTCCAAGATTTAATTGGACGCTATAAAGCAATTGGCGGAATTTCACCACTTGCAAAAATTACGAAAGAGCAAGCGCATAAATTAACAGATGCAATGAATAACATATTTACAGAGTATGAATTTACTTGTTACTTAGGCTTAAAACATGTTGCCCCATTTATAGAAGATGCAGTAGAAGAGATGAAGCGCGATGGAATTGAGCAGGCGATTAGTATCGTATTAGCGCCGCATTATTCTACTTTTAGCATTAAAGCGTATAATGACCGGGCTATTCGTTTTTCAAAAGAAATCGGTGGCCCTGTTATTGAACCAATTGAACAATGGTACGATGAACCGAAATTTATTTTGTATTGGGCAAATCAAATAAAAGAGACTTTTACTAATATTGTAGATAATGAGAAGGCTGTCGTAATTTTTTCTGCACATAGTTTACCAGAAAAAATTATTGCAGCAGGTGATCCTTATGTGGAGCAACTGCAGCATACAGCAGACTTAATTGCAGAGGCTGCAAACATTCAAAACTATACAATTGGTTGGCAAAGTGCTGGGAATACTCCAGATCCGTGGATTGGGCCAGATGTGCAAGATTTAACAAGAGATTTATATAAAGAGCATGGATATGAATCCTTCGTATATTGTCCAGTTGGCTTTGTGGCAGAACATTTAGAAGTTTTATATGACAACGATTATGAATGTAAAGTTGTAACGGATGAACTAAATGCCAAATATTTTAGACTAAATATGCCGAATGCACAATCGGTTTTTATCGAATGCTTAGCTGAAATTGTTTCTAAAAAAATGAAGGAAATAGTTGACAAGAATTTAGTTTTGAATAATAATTAA